In the Ipomoea triloba cultivar NCNSP0323 chromosome 6, ASM357664v1 genome, one interval contains:
- the LOC116023488 gene encoding uncharacterized protein LOC116023488, whose protein sequence is MNDILKRAGMVECKVLSTPISVMKSVPFSADLYEDPTEYRSLAGALLYLTITCPDLSFTVNQLCQHMHDPTTSHWEQLKRVLRYVKGTIDFGLCIRKSVSQEIHAFSDSDWAGCLEDRESTSGNAVFLGSNLVFWVCKKQRTIVRSSTNKAEYKDLADVYMLRLSGFSYLFTSCD, encoded by the coding sequence ATGAATGATATATTGAAACGTGCTGGAATGGTAGAATGCAAAGTACTATCCACTCCTATTTCTGTTATGAAGTCCGTTCCATTTAGTGCAGACTTATATGAGGATCCTACTGAATACAGAAGTCTGGCAGGAGCACTATTATATCTGACGATCACATGTCCAGATCTATCATTTACAGTCAATCAGTTATGTCAACACATGCATGATCCTACAACCTCACATTGGGAGCAACTAAAGAGAGTCTTGAGGTATGTTAAAGGGACAATTGATTTTGGTTTATGCATAAGAAAGTCAGTATCACAAGaaattcatgctttctctgattctgattgggctgGCTGTCTTGAAGATCGTGAGTCCACTAGTGGCAatgctgtgtttcttgggtCAAATCTTGTGTTTTGGGtttgcaagaaacaaagaactaTTGTTAGATCTTCCACTAATAAAGCAGAATATAAAGATTTAGCAGATGTCTATATGCTGAGGTTATCTGGATTCTCTTATCTCTTTACTTCGTGTGATTAA
- the LOC116022813 gene encoding UDP-sulfoquinovose synthase, chloroplastic, giving the protein MAHLLSTSCLDIYVNHKHHCKPFNRGSVLMPKSFQLKISSSPKEVVLRGKQSNRHTIRAKAVSVGQESKTEPGSGSHQTTSDAPSSRKKVMVIGGDGYCGWATALHLSNKNYEVAVVDNLVRRLFDHQLGLDSLTPISSIHNRIRRWKSLTGKDIQLFVGDICDFEFLAEAFTSFEPDAVVHFGEQRSAPYSMIDRSRAVFTQHNNVIGTLNVLFAIKEFKEDCHLVKLGTMGEYGTPNIDIEEGYITITHNGRTDTLPYPKQASSFYHLSKVHDSHNIAFTCKAWGISATDLNQGVVYGVRTDETTMHEELVNRFDYDGVFGTALNRFCVQAAVGHPLTVYGKGGQTRGYLDIRDTVQCVELAIANPAKRGEFRVFNQFTEQFSVNELAALVTKAGEKLGLEVKTISVPNPRVEAEEHYYNAKHTKLIKLGLKPHLLSDSLLDSLLNFVVQYKDRIDTKQIMPSVSWRKIGVKPKTVAA; this is encoded by the exons ATGGCGCATTTGCTCTCTACCTCTTGTTTGGATATTTATGTTAACCACAAGCATCATTGCAAGCCCTTTAACAGAGGCTCAGTTCTTATGCCTAAATCCTTTCAACTGAAAATTTCAAGCTCACCAAAAGAGGTTGTCTTGCGAGGGAAACAGTCAAACAGGCACACCATCCGTGCTAAGGCTGTTTCCGTGGGCCAAGAAAGCAAAACTGAGCCAGGATCTGGCTCTCACCAAACTACGAGTGATGCCCCCTCGAGTAGAAAGAAAGTCATGGTCATTGGTGGTGATGGCTATTGTGGCTGGGCTACTGCTCTCCACCTAtccaacaaaaattatgaagtTGCCGTTGTTGATAACCTTGTTCGTCGCCTTTTTGACCACCAACTTGGTCTTGACTCTCTCACACCCATTTCGTCTATCCACAACCGCATAAGGCGCTGGAAATCTCTCACTGGAAAGGACATTCAACTCTTTGTTGGTGACATTTGTGATTTTGAGTTCTTGGCAGAAGCCTTCACGTCATTTGAACCCGATGCTGTTGTCCACTTTGGAGAACAGAGGTCTGCTCCTTATTCAATGATTGATAGGTCCCGAGCTGTATTCACTCAACATAATAATGTGATAGGGACACTTAATGTTCTGTTTGCAATAAAGGAGTTTAAAGAAGATTGCCATCTGGTGAAACTCGGGACAATGGGAGAATACGGTACCCCAAACATAGACATTGAGGAGGGTTATATAACAATTACACACAATGGAAGAACGGATACTCTGCCCTACCCCAAACAAGCGAGTTCCTTCTATCATTTGAGCAAGGTCCATGATTCCCATAACATCGCATTTACTTGCAAGGCATGGGGGATCAGCGCCACTGATCTGAATCAGGGAGTTGTCTATGGGGTGAGAACTGATGAAACCACAATGCACGAGGAACTGGTTAACAGATTTGATTATGATGGAGTATTTGGGACTGCGTTGAATCGTTTCTGTGTTCAGGCAGCTGTTGGTCATCCTCTCACTGTTTATGGCAAAGGAGGGCAG ACCAGAGGATACCTGGATATTAGAGACACAGTGCAGTGTGTTGAGCTTGCAATTGCCAATCCAGCAAAGCGAGGAGAGTTTCGGGTTTTCAATCAATTCACGGAGCAATTTTCTGTCAACGAGCTCGCAGCCCTCGTAACCAAGGCTGGAGAGAAACTCGGGCTTGAGGTGAAAACCATATCCGTTCCCAACCCGAGAGTAGAGGCAGAGGAACATTACTACAATGCCAAACACACTAAGCTTATCAAGTTGGGACTAAAACCGCACCTCCTATCGGACTCTCTTCTTGACTCGCTTTTGAACTTTGTCGTCCAATACAAAGATCGCATCGACACAAAGCAGATAATGCCTAGTGTTTCCTGGAGAAAAATCGGGGTGAAGCCAAAGACTGTTGCAGCTTAA